The genomic segment GGTTCAATCGGCATTGATAGGCAATACCATTAGCTGCTTCCATAGCTGTTTTAAGGGCTCCCTGCAACCATCCATGGGTTTCTGATATATGAACACCTGCAAAGAACATATGATTATTGTAAACTGGTGTATCCATAGAAGCACTAAAAATGGTTTTCTGCTCTGGACTGTATAAACAGATGCCTAGATACAAAGGTGCTGAACCCCAATTCATGGTTTTATAATCCATAACAATTTCATCTAGATAGCCTTCTTCTAAACCATGTACTTTTTCAACCTGTCTTTTAATAACTTCAATACGTCTTTCATCTGATAAATTGCCAAGATAGGATGCATTGAGTCCCAGATTGTAGGACGCAGTCAGTACACCTGGTACATTGGGATCTTTTACACCATCAACAGGATACCAAATGGAAGAAATAACTTCGTCAGTAGATGAACCTCCACCATAAATCCCCTGCTCAAGCCAGAATCTTTTTTTGCACAAGAATAAGGTCTTTTGGATATCATTATAATTCACCTCACGAATGGCTTCCATTTTTCGATCTCCCAATATAGGATCAAGTTCAACAGTTCTTAATCTTGAGTATGGTAGCGTACATATGACATAGTCAAATGTATCCGTTTCGTGCTGATGTTGTGGATTCCCTAATGTCTTTCCATACGCCACTTCTACTTGATTACCCTCTACTTGCTTAATAGCTTCTACTATATGACCGAGCTTAATATCTACATTACCTAAGTCCTCTTTATTGAATCCCTCATAAGCTTCCGGTCTCCTTCCCGTCAATGCTTCATAAAAGGCATTAGGCAATTGATCAAAACCATCATCAATTTGATACAGGTATTCGAAATCTCCTGTATAGTTTTCTTGAAAAACCTCAGAATAACTGTTATAAAACATTGAACCCAATAAGGGGGTGATACTTCCTATTAGATTAATTGCCCCTTGAGACAACTTCATTTTCTGAAGTACTTGCCGACTGTTTTTAGCAACCCAATAGACCATTTTAGGGTTATACTTTGGCAAACTGTATACAATTTCCTGTCTTACAGTAGGCGACATGGTGAATAAAGGACTATTTGTCCCGTATCCAATAAGCTCTTGCCAAGACATGCTTTTTTCTCTAGGTGTTAGTGGAAACTCTGGATAGATTTTTTCAGATACACTTTCACCATTGGCATCATTTCTAACCCGTATATCTCGTACGTAAATAAAAGCATTTTCATTATTTTGAATAAAGGCATTTGTATTGAGTTTAAATAAGTTAATGTAATGCCATGTAGATTGGTGCCCAACCGGAATACGCATAGCACCTAATTCTCCAAACAAGTCTTTCTCTTCATCAAAATAATAAGTATAAACACGTCCTCCTACCCGCTCTTCTGCTTCAAAAAGCGTTATATCGCATCCGATTTTTCGTAGTTCATAAGCTGCAGATAGACCTGCTACACCACCACCTAAAACTGCAACTCGTACTCCTTTAAATTCCCCAGGCTGAGCAATTGATGTGATGTCTTCAGGAGGGTTTAGCGCCTTGATTATATAAGGAAAATCAACTAATCTATTTGCTTTTTTAAGCACATCACTTAACAGTGCATACCGTTGTTCATCTGTAGGGTTTGATGGTTGCTTCATGTTTTGATCTCTCATTCCTTTACTCCCTTTTTGCTCCTTAATTAAATATATTTCCTTATTTATTTACTTAGAACTATATTGCAATAGA from the Vallitalea okinawensis genome contains:
- a CDS encoding flavin monoamine oxidase family protein; translated protein: MRDQNMKQPSNPTDEQRYALLSDVLKKANRLVDFPYIIKALNPPEDITSIAQPGEFKGVRVAVLGGGVAGLSAAYELRKIGCDITLFEAEERVGGRVYTYYFDEEKDLFGELGAMRIPVGHQSTWHYINLFKLNTNAFIQNNENAFIYVRDIRVRNDANGESVSEKIYPEFPLTPREKSMSWQELIGYGTNSPLFTMSPTVRQEIVYSLPKYNPKMVYWVAKNSRQVLQKMKLSQGAINLIGSITPLLGSMFYNSYSEVFQENYTGDFEYLYQIDDGFDQLPNAFYEALTGRRPEAYEGFNKEDLGNVDIKLGHIVEAIKQVEGNQVEVAYGKTLGNPQHQHETDTFDYVICTLPYSRLRTVELDPILGDRKMEAIREVNYNDIQKTLFLCKKRFWLEQGIYGGGSSTDEVISSIWYPVDGVKDPNVPGVLTASYNLGLNASYLGNLSDERRIEVIKRQVEKVHGLEEGYLDEIVMDYKTMNWGSAPLYLGICLYSPEQKTIFSASMDTPVYNNHMFFAGVHISETHGWLQGALKTAMEAANGIAYQCRLNRYEK